A window of Sutcliffiella cohnii contains these coding sequences:
- a CDS encoding glycerate kinase — translation MKIVVAPDSFKGSFDSLKATQIISQAIKDFDHQIEVVEIPMADGGEGTVCALLQTIGGEEITCTVEDPLGRLIEASYGWLKFKKAAIIETASASGLPLLTLEELNPLQTSSFGTGQLIKDALDRGAENIILGLGGSATVDAGVGLFQALGLIVLDKTGCEIDRVGGRLHEIHSIDIANVDSRLYNVKLTIASDVTSPLLGEKGAVYMFGPQKGITTEQLPYFEKGMEHFSYVMNNVSVQDYRLYPGSGAAGGIGFSLLSLLDVQFESGLNLIVEMTNFREHVKTADLVVTGEGKIDGQSLMGKVPVGLARIAKENGVPVIVITGSIGDNSSLLEQEGIKAILSIVDGPMSLKEAITNGETLLYETTKRMMKLLQIGTVLGRQKKS, via the coding sequence GTCGAAATCCCAATGGCTGACGGTGGAGAAGGAACTGTTTGCGCGTTATTACAAACAATCGGTGGGGAAGAAATAACTTGCACGGTAGAAGATCCGTTAGGACGTTTAATAGAAGCAAGTTATGGATGGCTCAAATTTAAAAAGGCGGCCATTATAGAAACCGCTTCCGCATCGGGGCTCCCGTTATTAACCTTAGAAGAACTTAATCCGTTACAAACATCTAGCTTTGGTACTGGACAGTTAATAAAAGATGCTCTTGATAGAGGTGCAGAAAACATAATTTTAGGACTTGGTGGTAGTGCAACGGTCGATGCTGGTGTTGGACTTTTTCAAGCGCTTGGTTTAATCGTCCTAGATAAAACAGGATGCGAGATCGATAGAGTAGGTGGACGTTTACACGAAATACATAGTATAGATATAGCAAACGTTGATTCAAGGCTTTATAATGTCAAACTGACCATTGCATCAGATGTTACGAGCCCACTATTAGGTGAAAAGGGCGCTGTGTACATGTTTGGTCCACAAAAAGGAATTACGACAGAACAGCTTCCATACTTTGAAAAAGGAATGGAACACTTTTCATATGTAATGAACAATGTGTCAGTACAGGATTACAGGTTGTATCCTGGTAGTGGAGCTGCTGGAGGAATTGGTTTTAGTTTATTATCATTGCTAGATGTACAGTTCGAAAGTGGGCTTAATCTTATTGTAGAAATGACGAACTTTCGTGAACATGTAAAGACGGCCGACTTAGTTGTGACAGGTGAAGGTAAAATTGATGGCCAGTCCTTAATGGGAAAAGTACCAGTAGGACTTGCTCGAATTGCGAAAGAAAATGGTGTGCCAGTTATTGTCATTACAGGTTCCATTGGTGATAATTCTTCTTTGCTTGAACAGGAAGGAATTAAAGCTATTCTTTCGATTGTAGACGGACCAATGTCGTTAAAAGAGGCAATTACAAACGGTGAGACACTTCTCTACGAAACAACAAAACGAATGATGAAACTATTGCAGATTGGAACGGTTTTAGGAAGACAGAAAAAAAGCTAA
- a CDS encoding vWA domain-containing protein: MNNKLTEIIFLLDRSGSMAGLESDTIGGFNSFVKRQGELPGETKLTTVLFDDVYEILWDGVSAHSISLTDNEYFVRGTTALLDAVGKSIVSVGNRLKSTSEKHRPGKVIFVITTDGMENASREFTYEKLKKLITHQQEKYNWEFIFMGANIDAVKEADSLGISIDNAFQFEASEKGVEKMYDVVCEAVIDRRNI, from the coding sequence ATGAACAACAAATTAACAGAAATAATTTTTTTATTAGACAGAAGCGGTTCCATGGCTGGTTTAGAAAGTGACACAATTGGAGGGTTTAATTCGTTCGTTAAAAGGCAAGGTGAGTTACCGGGAGAAACTAAGTTAACAACTGTTTTATTTGATGACGTCTATGAAATCTTGTGGGACGGTGTTTCTGCACATTCTATTTCATTAACGGACAATGAATATTTCGTTCGAGGTACCACTGCTTTGCTTGATGCTGTAGGAAAAAGTATCGTGTCGGTAGGCAACCGATTGAAGAGTACTTCAGAAAAGCATCGTCCAGGCAAAGTAATCTTCGTTATTACAACGGACGGCATGGAAAATGCCAGTCGTGAATTCACTTATGAAAAATTAAAAAAGCTAATTACTCATCAACAAGAAAAATATAACTGGGAATTCATTTTTATGGGAGCAAACATAGATGCCGTTAAAGAAGCAGATTCGCTCGGCATATCTATCGATAATGCCTTCCAGTTCGAAGCATCAGAAAAGGGTGTGGAAAAAATGTATGATGTAGTTTGTGAGGCGGTAATAGATAGAAGAAATATATAA